One genomic window of Streptomyces sp. WP-1 includes the following:
- a CDS encoding aldehyde dehydrogenase, producing MLREAAQEESAEAPSGLKSYDLYIAGKDVAGDGWVYTVSGRSLLEDVFTSVSLKRSLEQDPESEAAKHPYVVGRCAIADDASIDLATQAAAAAAAEWQAVPLERRMKLGTRFREELIKHEDEFLRMLVAESHPVKLARWELSCLLQIYAPGSLRWYDKQMRVEKEYNGRRLILHRQPDGVVAFNPPQNAPLPSAALCVLALMAGNAVVVRAPRSIALSTMWLLRDIVAPLLEEFDAPPGVLNAVCSNPKQTMDRWIADPLINDIFYIGGSQEGLRFEQQCVAHGKKPILELAGNDGIVVWRDADVKWAAEAITEAFYGSGQICMVPNYVLAHPDVAEALIAEVKEQVKGIKPGLPEEEDVLLSPVRRSERFFRLLRQALDNGAELVTGGNRTEVDGTVSETGVFLQPTVVRVDGLDRARTYDVVREETFFPLIPIVVAERDHDDALLESFLQFVNSNDYGLRNSLWSRSDHVVETFVRRTVNGGLLKVNDSHIGFLPYLPSHGGTGRTGGAFGEANYPMLKTSHVQGVSIARDVSPYDAVFGA from the coding sequence ATGCTTCGCGAAGCCGCGCAGGAGGAGAGTGCTGAGGCACCTTCCGGATTGAAGAGTTACGACCTCTACATCGCGGGCAAGGACGTCGCCGGCGACGGCTGGGTGTACACCGTCAGCGGGCGTTCGCTGCTGGAAGACGTGTTCACCAGCGTGAGCCTGAAGCGCTCCCTCGAACAGGACCCGGAGTCCGAGGCGGCCAAGCACCCCTACGTCGTGGGGCGTTGTGCGATCGCGGACGACGCTTCCATCGACCTCGCCACGCAGGCCGCCGCGGCGGCCGCCGCCGAGTGGCAAGCCGTTCCGCTGGAGCGGCGGATGAAGCTCGGCACCCGCTTCCGCGAGGAACTGATCAAGCACGAGGACGAGTTCCTGCGGATGCTGGTCGCCGAGTCCCACCCCGTCAAGCTCGCTCGCTGGGAGCTGAGCTGCCTGCTCCAGATCTACGCGCCCGGATCGCTGCGCTGGTACGACAAGCAGATGCGGGTCGAGAAGGAGTACAACGGCCGCCGACTGATCCTCCACCGCCAGCCCGACGGAGTGGTCGCCTTCAACCCGCCGCAGAACGCCCCGCTGCCGAGTGCCGCGCTGTGCGTGCTGGCGCTGATGGCCGGCAACGCGGTGGTCGTGCGGGCCCCCCGCAGCATCGCGCTCTCCACCATGTGGCTGCTGCGCGACATCGTCGCTCCGCTGCTGGAGGAGTTCGACGCCCCGCCCGGCGTGCTCAACGCGGTCTGCTCCAATCCGAAGCAGACCATGGACCGCTGGATCGCGGATCCGCTGATCAACGACATCTTCTACATCGGCGGCAGCCAGGAGGGCCTGCGCTTCGAGCAGCAGTGCGTCGCCCACGGCAAGAAGCCGATCCTCGAACTCGCCGGCAACGACGGGATCGTGGTGTGGAGGGACGCCGACGTGAAGTGGGCGGCCGAGGCGATCACGGAGGCGTTCTACGGCTCCGGACAGATCTGCATGGTCCCCAACTACGTGCTGGCCCACCCGGATGTCGCCGAGGCACTGATCGCCGAGGTCAAGGAGCAGGTCAAGGGCATCAAGCCGGGTCTGCCCGAGGAGGAGGACGTGCTGCTGTCGCCGGTGCGGCGCAGTGAGCGGTTCTTCCGGCTGCTGCGCCAGGCGCTGGACAACGGCGCGGAGCTGGTCACCGGCGGCAACCGCACCGAGGTGGACGGCACGGTCTCGGAGACGGGTGTGTTCCTCCAGCCGACGGTGGTACGGGTGGACGGCCTGGACCGGGCACGGACGTACGACGTGGTCCGCGAGGAGACCTTCTTCCCGCTGATCCCGATCGTGGTCGCCGAGCGCGATCATGACGACGCCCTGCTCGAATCGTTCCTTCAGTTCGTCAACAGCAATGACTACGGGCTGCGCAACTCGCTGTGGTCGCGCTCCGACCACGTGGTCGAGACGTTCGTGCGGCGCACCGTCAACGGCGGCCTGCTGAAGGTCAACGACTCCCACATCGGCTTCCTGCCCTACCTGCCGAGCCACGGCGGCACCGGCCGCACCGGCGGCGCGTTCGGCGAGGCCAACTACCCGATGCTCAAGACCTCCCACGTCCAGGGAGTCAGCATCGCCCGCGACGTCAGCCCGTACGACGCGGTCTTCGGCGCCTGA
- a CDS encoding acyl-CoA dehydrogenase family protein, giving the protein MRSLDVARTVCERFHPGLLKELEQLPYEQREKPGSPVIDLFRIHGGVGLLIPETYGGHGAAPLEALRVQLALGAISPSLVAAVSMHHFTAAMLYSLAVKSGRLTPAQTQLLHQIVPDQQVLGSGWSEGRTAANILKPAVTARPVEGGFLLSGSKKPCSLSRSMSLLTASTAIHGEDGGEPELALALVPADAPGLSVHRFWGNDLLAGAESDEVRLEDVFVPSEMVVRAGADDPTRLDDLQSAGFVWFEMLISAGYAGAAAALVEQVLTRKRGSADERAALAVDMEAALALLEGVARGTGREPGDEESVARVLVARYAVQNALPGIVARALELLGGMDFITNSASAQAAAATRALAFHPPSRIAASEPLLTYFDGGPLVLA; this is encoded by the coding sequence GTGCGTTCCCTCGATGTCGCCCGGACCGTGTGCGAGCGGTTCCACCCCGGACTGCTCAAGGAACTGGAGCAACTCCCTTACGAGCAACGGGAGAAACCCGGCAGTCCGGTGATCGACCTGTTCCGCATCCACGGTGGTGTGGGCCTGCTGATACCCGAGACGTACGGCGGCCACGGCGCGGCCCCGCTGGAGGCGCTGCGGGTGCAGCTGGCCCTCGGCGCGATCTCGCCGTCGCTGGTCGCGGCCGTCTCCATGCACCACTTCACCGCCGCGATGCTGTACTCGCTCGCCGTCAAGTCGGGCCGGCTCACCCCGGCGCAGACCCAGCTGCTGCACCAGATCGTGCCCGACCAGCAGGTGCTGGGCTCCGGCTGGTCGGAGGGCCGTACCGCCGCGAACATCCTCAAGCCGGCCGTGACCGCGCGTCCGGTGGAGGGTGGCTTCCTGCTCTCCGGCTCCAAGAAGCCGTGCAGCCTGTCGCGTTCGATGAGCCTGCTGACCGCGTCCACCGCGATCCACGGCGAGGACGGCGGCGAGCCCGAGCTGGCGCTCGCGCTGGTCCCGGCCGACGCGCCGGGCCTGTCCGTGCACCGGTTCTGGGGCAACGACCTGCTGGCCGGCGCCGAGAGCGACGAGGTGCGCCTGGAGGACGTGTTCGTGCCCAGCGAGATGGTGGTGCGGGCCGGCGCGGACGACCCCACCCGCCTGGACGACCTCCAGTCCGCCGGGTTCGTCTGGTTCGAGATGCTGATCTCCGCGGGGTACGCGGGCGCCGCGGCGGCGCTGGTCGAGCAGGTGCTGACCCGCAAGCGGGGCAGCGCGGACGAGCGGGCCGCACTCGCCGTCGACATGGAGGCCGCGCTGGCCCTCCTCGAAGGCGTGGCCCGGGGCACCGGGCGCGAGCCGGGCGACGAGGAGTCGGTGGCGCGGGTGCTGGTCGCCCGGTACGCGGTGCAGAACGCGTTGCCGGGGATCGTGGCGCGGGCGCTGGAGCTGCTGGGCGGGATGGACTTCATCACGAACTCCGCCTCCGCGCAGGCCGCTGCCGCGACGAGGGCGCTGGCCTTCCACCCGCCGTCCCGGATCGCCGCGTCGGAGCCGCTGCTGACGTACTTCGACGGAGGGCCCTTGGTTCTCGCGTAG
- a CDS encoding acyl carrier protein, with protein MSPVDSTIQRLRELPRSELTEEIETIVLRKFKAVLLMDDSEDLPVDISYFDLGLTSLRLTEIRQSLEQLLDLSINVNVLFNEPTITHLVDHLTQAVQEV; from the coding sequence ATGTCACCCGTCGACAGCACCATCCAGCGGTTGCGTGAGCTGCCGCGCAGTGAACTGACCGAGGAAATCGAGACAATCGTCCTCAGGAAATTCAAGGCCGTCCTTCTCATGGACGATTCCGAGGACCTCCCCGTCGACATCTCCTACTTCGACCTCGGGCTCACCTCGCTGCGCCTGACCGAGATACGCCAGAGCCTGGAACAGCTCCTGGATCTGTCGATCAACGTCAATGTGCTCTTCAACGAGCCGACCATCACCCACCTCGTCGACCACCTGACCCAGGCCGTCCAGGAAGTTTGA
- a CDS encoding type I polyketide synthase yields the protein MPRKESAQAPEPVAIVGIGLRFPGGSGSPDEFDDFLREGRSGIRPIPTDRWDVEAFTPEGPDDKGKIRASAGGFLDRIDLFDAGFFNISPKEARYMDPQQRLLLETAWQALEHAGIDPAPLRRGNGGVYIGASSIDYALELDSLPYEELDGHLASGITMFPLSGRLSYFLGWRGPSMSVDTACSSSLVALHLAVQALRGGETDIALCGGVNALHHPRIPVMFSNAQMLSPDGRCKTFDESADGYARAEGCGIVVLKRLSDAERDGDRVLALVRGTAVGQDGDSAGLTVPNGPAQEKVIRSALSAAHLAPEDISYVEAHGTGTPLGDPIEFGAIGDVFVDSHTKDQPVVVGSVKTNLGHMEPASGIVGVIKTVLMLRSGTIYPHINLDNPSARIPWDLYPLRVPTAPEPWKAEVKRAVVNSFGFAGTIGAVVLEEAPEHPAEENGQTGAAPLFTLSAKNAAALRELAADYRALLEERPEISVAALCHSANTTRAHHPYRVAAPVADRAALVKLLDKTAEHEHEGPTGIRKTAFMFTGQGSQYAGMGAALYEALPVFRAQVDACDELFAAHLGRSMRELLLGTAPDPEAIDRTEYTQPALFTLEYALAQQWMAWGVKPNVLIGHSIGEVVAAAVAGLFSLPDAVKLVAARARLMQAVTAEGGMAAVSAPLEDVAPLLEGHADLAVAGVNAPDQTVISGATAALDEVSAALAERGVRVERLKVSHAFHSPLMAEVYDDFRAALDGIEFHEPRISLISNVTGRLARFREIGNPGYWVRHIGEPVRFLDGIRAVARRGRHALIEVGPQAGLTALARRSVTVEDHVWLASLRRRDTTTATTLTALADYYAAGLAVAWDGYHAGHPAPARVDLPTYAFQRKRYWLPSVTPRRSAANGTARHPLLGTEERFASGVREFTAEFMAEELGALADLAADDRTVLPAGAYVDLLLAVQDAVQGHARNAVRDLRLLAPLELPAETVTALTTRWRPRPGGGADVEVYTLVGGEENLHATATVAADPEPLVPVSELAELDAGLAPAAQHIDDEDIYTDLASVGRPQGPRMRLLVKAARHGDGLVTGELTGRDASAVEHVPAELLEAAVQALVVLDPEGPVFVPREIASVRHFRKPRGEQLRVLARVRGEQDRRLADVLLLENGDPVAELLGVRMARPEGRGGRRQFLHRPEWVRRALPARGGAPAARHVVLLDPSAARAAELTAEPGLKVTWLPDLTDLKAALEDPTVTDICRLWRQRPGPMSAEQLRAECEDNYRELLTLIGALETANRPPRLWLVTEGAQWLPGDPAGDGGHLGAATLWGFGRVLLTEYAQYRATLVDLAPGSGLAPLAEEWRTEPAGEYQVAHRPGRRYVRRLLAGDASLTWSGGFELRAPDSGDLSDLVLAPVADRAPGPDEVQVRVSAVGLTAEDARAALDTGRAERAEETGEVELPPLLGQLARGTVLGAAEGTRFAPGDEVLVRHDGTFRATLTVPAVAVVPATGDDGSDLRFGLDETGEALRTALSDPAGPAWVTLPEDLQERPEPADEVPAGLRADRTYLVTGGLGGLGLVTARKLAALGARHLTLVSRSGKATEEAAPVLAALAADVEIDLVRADISRPGDVERLVRHIEAGARPLGGIVHAAGSYDKKLISELTWESIDAQLAAKAYGGWLLHEAAENSFPELEFFVTYSSIASVLGGATQGHYAAASAGLDALAEWRGRRGVPGLSVNWGAWARVGMSARLEEHLSQEIERSGVRFFSPTRALDTLARLWGRPRTQRIVGEFDWDRYVSGSVNGDLFYDRLARRGGEEGTGLDLTALTALPDAERLAAVTGVVSEKVGAVLHLEEGDELDLNSEFVSLGLDSLMAQQVKAALEQSFRLPLPASLTHDHPTVRALAQFVDGQLAPAPAA from the coding sequence ATGCCGCGTAAGGAATCAGCGCAGGCGCCCGAGCCGGTAGCGATCGTCGGAATCGGTCTGCGGTTCCCCGGCGGCAGCGGCTCGCCCGACGAGTTCGACGACTTTCTGCGCGAGGGCCGCAGCGGAATCCGCCCCATCCCCACCGATCGCTGGGACGTCGAGGCCTTCACCCCCGAGGGCCCCGACGACAAGGGCAAGATCCGCGCCTCGGCAGGCGGGTTCCTCGACCGCATCGACCTGTTCGACGCGGGCTTCTTCAACATCTCCCCGAAGGAAGCCCGTTACATGGACCCCCAGCAGCGGCTGCTGCTGGAGACCGCCTGGCAGGCGCTGGAGCACGCCGGCATCGACCCGGCCCCGCTGCGCCGCGGCAACGGCGGCGTGTACATCGGCGCCAGCTCCATCGACTACGCGCTGGAGCTGGACTCGCTGCCGTACGAGGAGCTGGACGGCCATCTCGCCTCCGGCATCACCATGTTCCCGCTGTCCGGACGCCTCTCCTACTTCCTCGGCTGGCGCGGCCCGAGCATGAGCGTGGACACCGCCTGCTCCTCCTCGCTGGTCGCCCTGCACCTGGCCGTGCAGGCGCTGCGCGGCGGCGAGACCGACATCGCGCTGTGCGGCGGCGTCAACGCCCTGCACCACCCGCGCATCCCGGTGATGTTCTCCAACGCGCAGATGCTGTCCCCGGACGGCCGGTGCAAGACCTTCGACGAGTCGGCCGACGGGTACGCACGCGCCGAGGGCTGCGGCATCGTCGTCCTCAAGCGGCTCTCCGACGCCGAGCGCGACGGCGACCGGGTGCTCGCCCTGGTGCGCGGCACCGCCGTCGGCCAGGACGGCGACAGCGCCGGCCTGACCGTGCCCAACGGGCCCGCACAGGAGAAGGTCATCCGCAGCGCGCTGAGCGCGGCCCACCTCGCGCCCGAGGACATCAGCTACGTCGAGGCGCACGGCACCGGCACCCCGCTCGGTGACCCCATCGAATTCGGCGCCATCGGCGATGTGTTCGTGGACTCGCACACCAAGGACCAGCCCGTGGTGGTCGGTTCGGTGAAGACGAACCTCGGGCACATGGAGCCGGCCTCGGGCATCGTCGGCGTCATCAAGACGGTGCTCATGCTGCGCTCGGGCACCATCTACCCGCACATCAACCTGGACAACCCCTCCGCGCGCATTCCCTGGGACCTGTACCCGCTGCGCGTGCCGACCGCCCCCGAGCCCTGGAAGGCGGAGGTCAAGCGCGCCGTCGTCAACAGCTTCGGCTTCGCCGGGACGATCGGCGCGGTGGTCCTGGAGGAGGCGCCGGAGCACCCCGCCGAGGAGAACGGACAGACGGGCGCCGCCCCGCTGTTCACCCTCTCCGCGAAGAACGCGGCCGCCCTGCGCGAACTTGCCGCGGACTACCGGGCGTTGCTGGAGGAGCGGCCCGAGATCTCCGTCGCCGCGCTCTGCCACAGCGCCAACACCACCCGCGCGCACCACCCGTACCGCGTCGCCGCCCCCGTCGCCGACCGCGCCGCCCTCGTCAAGCTCCTCGACAAGACCGCCGAGCACGAGCACGAGGGCCCGACCGGCATCCGCAAGACCGCGTTCATGTTCACCGGCCAGGGCTCCCAGTACGCCGGGATGGGCGCCGCCCTCTACGAGGCGCTGCCCGTCTTCCGTGCCCAGGTCGACGCCTGCGACGAGCTGTTCGCCGCCCACCTCGGCCGCTCGATGCGCGAGCTGCTGCTCGGCACCGCCCCCGACCCCGAGGCCATCGACCGCACCGAGTACACCCAGCCCGCCCTGTTCACCCTGGAGTACGCGCTCGCCCAGCAGTGGATGGCCTGGGGCGTGAAGCCCAACGTGCTCATCGGGCACAGCATCGGCGAGGTCGTCGCCGCCGCCGTGGCCGGGCTGTTCAGCCTCCCGGACGCCGTCAAGCTGGTCGCCGCCCGCGCCCGGCTGATGCAGGCCGTCACCGCCGAGGGCGGCATGGCGGCCGTCTCCGCGCCGCTGGAGGACGTCGCCCCGCTCCTGGAGGGCCACGCGGACCTGGCCGTCGCCGGCGTCAACGCCCCCGACCAGACGGTGATATCGGGCGCCACCGCGGCCCTGGACGAGGTGAGCGCCGCCCTCGCCGAGCGGGGCGTGCGCGTCGAGCGGCTCAAGGTCTCCCACGCCTTCCACTCCCCGCTGATGGCCGAGGTCTACGACGACTTCCGCGCCGCCCTCGACGGCATCGAGTTCCACGAGCCGAGGATCAGCCTCATCTCCAACGTGACCGGACGGCTCGCCCGCTTCCGCGAGATCGGCAACCCCGGCTACTGGGTGCGGCACATCGGCGAGCCCGTGCGCTTCCTCGACGGCATCCGCGCCGTCGCCAGGCGCGGCCGGCACGCCCTGATCGAGGTCGGCCCGCAGGCCGGGCTCACCGCGCTGGCCCGCCGCTCGGTCACCGTCGAGGACCACGTCTGGCTGGCCAGCCTGCGCCGCCGCGACACCACCACCGCGACCACGCTGACCGCCCTCGCCGACTACTACGCGGCCGGGCTCGCCGTCGCCTGGGACGGCTACCACGCCGGACACCCCGCGCCCGCCCGGGTGGACCTGCCGACGTACGCCTTCCAGCGCAAGCGCTACTGGCTGCCCTCGGTCACCCCGCGCCGCTCCGCCGCGAACGGCACCGCCCGCCACCCGCTGCTCGGCACCGAGGAGCGATTCGCCAGCGGAGTAAGGGAGTTCACCGCCGAGTTCATGGCCGAGGAGCTGGGCGCGCTCGCCGACCTGGCCGCCGACGACCGCACCGTGCTGCCCGCCGGCGCCTATGTCGACCTGCTGCTCGCGGTGCAGGACGCGGTGCAGGGCCACGCCCGCAACGCCGTCCGCGACCTCAGGCTGCTCGCCCCGCTGGAGCTGCCCGCCGAGACGGTCACCGCGCTGACCACCCGCTGGCGGCCCCGCCCCGGCGGCGGCGCCGATGTCGAGGTGTACACGCTGGTCGGCGGCGAGGAGAACCTGCACGCCACCGCCACGGTCGCCGCCGACCCCGAACCCCTGGTCCCGGTCTCGGAGCTGGCCGAGCTGGACGCGGGGCTCGCCCCGGCCGCCCAGCACATCGACGACGAGGACATCTACACCGACCTCGCCTCCGTCGGCCGCCCTCAAGGCCCCCGCATGCGCCTCCTGGTCAAGGCCGCCCGGCACGGCGACGGACTGGTCACCGGCGAACTGACCGGCCGCGACGCCAGTGCCGTCGAGCACGTCCCGGCCGAGCTGCTGGAGGCCGCCGTACAGGCACTGGTCGTCCTCGACCCCGAGGGCCCGGTGTTCGTGCCCCGCGAGATCGCCTCCGTACGGCACTTCCGCAAGCCGCGCGGCGAGCAGCTGCGCGTCCTCGCCCGGGTCCGCGGCGAACAGGACCGGCGCCTCGCCGATGTGCTGCTGCTGGAGAACGGCGACCCGGTCGCCGAACTCCTCGGGGTGCGCATGGCCCGTCCCGAGGGCCGCGGCGGCCGCCGCCAGTTCCTGCACCGCCCCGAGTGGGTGCGGCGCGCCCTGCCCGCCCGTGGCGGCGCCCCCGCCGCCCGGCACGTCGTCCTCCTCGACCCCTCGGCCGCCCGCGCCGCCGAGCTGACCGCCGAACCCGGCCTCAAGGTCACCTGGCTGCCCGATCTCACCGATCTCAAGGCCGCCCTGGAGGACCCCACCGTCACCGACATCTGCCGGCTGTGGCGCCAGCGCCCGGGACCGATGTCCGCCGAGCAGCTGCGCGCCGAGTGCGAGGACAACTACCGCGAACTCCTCACCCTCATCGGCGCGTTGGAGACCGCGAACCGGCCGCCCAGGCTGTGGCTGGTCACCGAGGGAGCCCAGTGGCTGCCCGGCGACCCGGCCGGTGACGGCGGCCACCTGGGAGCGGCCACCCTGTGGGGCTTCGGCCGGGTGCTGCTCACCGAGTACGCCCAGTACCGGGCCACCCTCGTCGACCTCGCGCCCGGCAGCGGCCTCGCCCCGCTGGCCGAGGAGTGGCGGACCGAACCGGCCGGTGAGTACCAGGTCGCCCACCGTCCAGGCCGCCGCTATGTGCGCCGGCTGCTCGCCGGTGACGCCAGCCTCACCTGGTCCGGCGGCTTCGAGCTGCGGGCCCCCGACTCCGGTGACCTGTCCGACCTGGTGCTCGCGCCGGTCGCCGACCGGGCCCCGGGGCCGGACGAGGTCCAGGTCCGGGTGAGCGCCGTCGGTCTGACCGCCGAGGACGCCCGCGCCGCCCTGGACACCGGGCGCGCCGAACGCGCCGAGGAGACCGGCGAGGTCGAACTCCCGCCGCTGCTCGGCCAGTTGGCCCGAGGTACCGTCCTCGGGGCGGCCGAGGGCACCAGGTTCGCGCCGGGCGACGAGGTCCTCGTACGCCACGACGGGACCTTCCGCGCCACGCTCACCGTGCCCGCGGTCGCCGTCGTACCGGCCACCGGCGACGACGGCTCCGACCTGCGCTTCGGCCTGGACGAGACCGGTGAGGCCCTGCGCACCGCCCTGTCCGACCCGGCCGGACCCGCCTGGGTGACCCTGCCCGAGGACCTCCAGGAGCGGCCCGAGCCGGCCGACGAGGTGCCCGCCGGGCTCCGCGCCGACCGCACCTACCTGGTCACCGGCGGCCTCGGCGGCCTCGGCCTGGTCACCGCCCGCAAGCTGGCCGCGCTCGGCGCCCGCCACCTCACCCTGGTCAGCCGCAGCGGCAAGGCCACCGAGGAGGCCGCACCGGTCCTCGCCGCCCTCGCGGCCGACGTCGAGATCGACCTCGTACGCGCCGACATCTCCCGGCCCGGGGACGTCGAGCGGCTGGTCCGGCACATCGAGGCGGGCGCGCGCCCGCTCGGCGGGATCGTGCACGCCGCCGGTTCCTACGACAAGAAGCTGATCTCCGAGCTGACCTGGGAGTCCATCGACGCCCAGCTCGCCGCGAAGGCCTACGGCGGCTGGCTGCTGCACGAGGCCGCCGAGAACTCCTTCCCCGAGCTGGAGTTCTTCGTCACCTACTCCTCCATCGCCTCCGTCCTCGGCGGCGCCACCCAGGGCCACTACGCCGCCGCCAGCGCCGGGCTCGACGCGCTCGCCGAATGGCGCGGCCGGCGCGGGGTGCCGGGCCTGTCGGTCAACTGGGGCGCCTGGGCCCGGGTCGGCATGTCGGCCCGCCTGGAGGAGCACCTCAGCCAGGAGATCGAGCGCAGCGGCGTCCGCTTCTTCTCCCCGACCCGCGCCCTGGACACCCTGGCCCGGCTCTGGGGCCGGCCCCGCACCCAGCGGATCGTCGGCGAGTTCGACTGGGACCGCTACGTCTCCGGCAGCGTCAACGGCGACCTCTTCTACGACCGGCTCGCCCGCCGGGGCGGCGAGGAGGGCACCGGTCTCGACCTCACCGCCCTCACCGCGCTCCCCGACGCCGAACGGCTCGCCGCCGTCACCGGCGTGGTGAGCGAGAAGGTCGGCGCCGTCCTGCACCTGGAGGAGGGCGACGAGCTGGACCTGAACAGCGAGTTCGTGTCGCTGGGCCTGGACTCCCTGATGGCCCAGCAGGTCAAGGCCGCACTGGAGCAGTCGTTCCGGCTGCCCCTGCCGGCCTCCCTCACCCACGACCACCCCACGGTCCGCGCGCTGGCCCAGTTCGTCGACGGGCAGCTCGCCCCGGCGCCCGCGGCGTGA
- a CDS encoding fatty acid--CoA ligase: MSDIPRERWTLHHSARAHAGTRPDHPAIICEGHVTTYDKLHRDSNRAAHALHTSGVRHGDRVAYLGRESANYYLVMIACAKAGAVLVPVNWRLTPAEVDHILRDSGATLIFVDDEFWDTVAAVRPQLRGLRRVIRVDGTDADGEPARGAGLLAWAADQPETDPAPGTGPDDAVIQIYTSGTTGLPKGAVLAHRSFFTLPHASRERGVDWIDWLPEDVALISLPGFGVAGIGWFLHTFNAGGTNVIMPQFDPQEAVRLIREHGVTTTFAAPAMLQAMAAERGAGPEAFTSLRKIAYGAAPMSETLLKQCLETYRCEFAQIYASTETGSVAVCLPPGDHHAGSTRLISVGLPCPGNEIKVVGPDGESLPPGEIGQVCVRAPSRMLGYWNLPEATARTLVGEWLHMGDAGFLDEDGYLHLCDRINDTIIVAGQNIYPAEVEKALAAHPAVADVAVVGLHDDRWGESVHAVVVLRPGARATPRELLLSLRGRIADYKIPGTYHFADSLPRNPSGKILRRAVRERLTAQTRAVAGSAV, translated from the coding sequence ATGAGCGACATACCGAGAGAGCGCTGGACGCTCCACCACTCCGCCCGCGCCCACGCCGGGACCCGCCCCGACCACCCGGCGATCATCTGCGAGGGGCACGTCACCACCTACGACAAGCTGCACCGCGACAGCAACCGCGCCGCGCACGCCCTGCACACCAGCGGGGTGCGGCACGGCGACCGGGTCGCCTACCTCGGCCGCGAGTCCGCGAACTACTACCTCGTGATGATCGCCTGCGCCAAGGCGGGTGCCGTCCTGGTGCCGGTCAACTGGCGGCTCACCCCGGCCGAGGTCGATCACATCCTGCGCGACTCCGGCGCCACGCTGATCTTCGTGGACGACGAGTTCTGGGACACCGTCGCCGCCGTACGGCCCCAACTGCGCGGCCTGCGCAGGGTGATCCGGGTCGACGGCACCGACGCCGACGGCGAACCCGCCCGCGGCGCCGGGCTGCTCGCCTGGGCCGCCGACCAGCCCGAGACCGACCCGGCGCCCGGCACCGGACCCGACGACGCCGTCATCCAGATCTACACCAGCGGCACCACCGGGCTGCCCAAGGGCGCCGTCCTCGCCCACCGCAGCTTCTTCACCCTGCCGCACGCCAGCCGCGAGCGGGGCGTGGACTGGATCGACTGGCTGCCCGAGGACGTCGCGCTGATCTCCCTGCCGGGCTTCGGCGTCGCCGGCATCGGCTGGTTCCTGCACACCTTCAACGCCGGCGGCACCAATGTGATCATGCCGCAGTTCGACCCGCAGGAGGCCGTCCGCCTCATCCGCGAGCACGGCGTCACCACCACCTTCGCCGCACCCGCGATGCTCCAGGCGATGGCCGCCGAACGCGGCGCCGGACCCGAGGCGTTCACCTCCCTGCGCAAGATCGCCTACGGCGCGGCGCCCATGTCCGAGACGCTGCTCAAGCAGTGCCTGGAGACCTACCGCTGCGAGTTCGCGCAGATCTACGCCAGCACCGAGACCGGCAGCGTCGCGGTCTGCCTGCCGCCCGGCGACCACCACGCGGGCAGCACCCGGCTCATCTCGGTGGGCCTGCCCTGTCCCGGCAACGAGATCAAGGTGGTCGGCCCCGACGGCGAGAGCCTGCCGCCCGGCGAGATCGGCCAGGTCTGCGTGCGCGCCCCCTCCCGGATGCTCGGCTACTGGAACCTGCCCGAGGCCACCGCCCGCACCCTGGTGGGGGAGTGGCTGCACATGGGCGACGCCGGATTCCTCGACGAGGACGGCTATCTCCACCTGTGCGACCGCATCAACGACACGATCATCGTGGCCGGGCAGAACATCTACCCGGCCGAGGTCGAGAAGGCCCTCGCCGCGCATCCGGCGGTCGCCGACGTGGCCGTGGTCGGGCTGCACGACGACCGCTGGGGCGAGAGCGTGCACGCGGTGGTCGTCCTGCGCCCCGGCGCCAGGGCCACCCCCCGCGAGCTCCTGCTGTCCCTGCGCGGCCGGATCGCCGACTACAAGATCCCCGGCACCTACCACTTCGCCGACTCCCTGCCCCGCAACCCCTCGGGCAAGATCCTGCGCCGCGCGGTGCGCGAGCGGCTGACGGCGCAGACCAGGGCCGTCGCCGGGAGTGCCGTATGA